Below is a genomic region from Zea mays cultivar B73 chromosome 9, Zm-B73-REFERENCE-NAM-5.0, whole genome shotgun sequence.
AAGCATGGCTAATTAGTGTTACAGGAGGCAGGATGCTTACGTGATCTTGACTACAAATAGTGTTTAACCGGGAAGTGTTTAACAGGGGTAAAATAGACACTATAGCAGAGCTGGACTCACAACAAATGAAACTGCGGTCTGCGGTAATTTAACGAGAACAGATGTATTTTCGGGGTATTTTAGATATTGACAATATTAATGGAGTATTTTGGGGAGCAGCAATATATAGGGAGTTAGGGACTTAAATAAGCAAATTTGCCACTTGACTTGGGGAGCGGCAATGTATAGGAGGAATATTTGACCGAGTCCAACAACATCAACAAGACGACGACCACGAGACACGCACGCCGCGTGCTATCCTGGTGCGGTTAGTAATCGGTTATCCGCACGGCGGGCGCACGCCCAAGCAGCCAACTAGCCAAGCCACGAACACACTCGTGTGACTCGTGTCCTCATAGCTGAGAGCCATTTCCACCGCCCAGCACGCTGGACCCACCTGCCGGCGTCCCGAAGAGCGGAACACCTGAAGCCAACGCCGGCCGTGCTGCTTCCGCTGCCTCATCGCACCAAGCCACCAGTCCGCAGCACGAAAGCTTCCCCCCCTCTCTTCTCCTGCTGGTTGGCTCATCAGGCCTGCCCGAATAATCCTCCTGCGGATTCCCCTCACGGCAGGCCAAAACCCGCACCTTTCCCCCGTCGACAGATTCTCAAACCCGGCGAACTCCGGGCAGGGCTCACGTCGCCGATCCCGCTCCCGGATTCTCTTTGCCGCCGCGAGGAGACGGCGTCCAGTCCAGGCAAGCGCTCCTCGCCTCGCAATCTTTTCCACCTCTCGTCGCCGTACGGTTCCTTGTTTTGGTGGGTTCGCTGGTACACTGAGAACGAACTGGCTGGTTTCCCCCTTTTCCTCAGCGTTGAATCGGGCACAGGGAACAAGCTGTTTCCTTCCTTTCAATCTTGATATTCTTTTTTTCTAATTCAATCTTGATATTCTTTTGTTTAAGGTGCTCTGTTGTCTCTTGTGGATGCACTATATGTTTCATCTCACCTCAATACTTGCATACGGGGCGTGATTATGATGTTGAAATCCTGACTTGGCCTGTTTGTTTTGGGTCAAGAGTTTCAGACAGTCTCCCTGTTCGGTGTCGTCATTGCTTCCACTCCTCGCAGAACAATATGCTACCTGAAACAGCTGTCACGTATGAGTGATGATGCTTGACTCGATTGCTATTCATTTCCAGGCCTTCAGCAGCTCCGTCTCCGTGTGTATCTGATCGGGGGATTCTTTGCTTGAGAAACTGCTAGCATGGGCGCGGTGCTTGGACGGCATGACACGCACAAGCGGAGTTCCCATGGTTCGAAGCTGGAGGTAAAGATGGTCGACGCTATGCAGCAGAGAGCATCGCATGGAACCTCACTGAAATCGTTCGATAGCATTATCATGAAGTTCCCCAAAATAGACGAGAGTTTCAGAAAATGCAAGACTATCTTCGAACAGTTTGGTGAGTTCTGCCCTTCTGCCAGTGCTTTGAATAGTTTGAACTGATGGCCACTCTGCAAATTTCCTTTCATGCTTTTAGTGAAATGCGAATGTGTCTTTTGGCATGGCAATTTGTTGATGAAGCTTTTCTTTTCAATCATGTTTTTTCGAGATTCAGGAACTGGACCTGATGGTTTAACTAACTCATTTACTGCTGTTTTGTTTTACATATAGTTCTAGTTATTTGCCATAAATTGTCAAATTTTCATACTTTATGCCAATGCTTGTTTATTCGTTTTCCCTTTGGTTCCTGTACTTCTGTTGTTTACACCTCCCTCTGCTTCTATTTCTTCATTTATGATCAACATGATTTTAAGTAGCGAcatcttatcttttttattcacTAAAAAGAAAGCATGTGTGACTGTGGGAAGTAATCAAAGTGGGAAGACTGCTATGCTTTGTGGAATATTCGTTGACTTGCGCTAATGGAGACAATTATTTTTGACACTGTCAGTTTTCATGTTCTCGTTGATGTGTCAAGAAGTGGTGCTTTTGCAGATGAAGATTCAAATGGCGAAATAGATAAAGAGGAACTGAAACATTGTTTTCAAAAGCTGGAAATCTCATTCACAGAGGAGGAGATATGTGATCTCTTTGAAGCTTGCGATATAAATGAAGATATGGGCATGAAGTTCAACGAGTTCATTGTCTTTCTGTGCCTTGTCTATCTTCTCAATGAAGCAGCTGTCTTGGAAGCAGTATCCTTCATAAGTCATATTAATTCACATAGTAACATCCTGATTGCATTATTAGTGTTATTGTCACATTGTGTTGTGTTGCTACAGAGGTATGCAATGTAATTTTACTTCACTTACAAAAAGGTAATTTTACTTTGATAATTTTTCTTAAATCCATTAGCGAAGTCTTGGTTTCTTTATATAATTACACGTGGTTCTTATTGGCAAATTTATTGTGTTGATGGAGACACCAATTTTCATCCTAACATAAGCTTGCCGCAATTTTGATTGGATTATGAAGGTTTCTAGATTTACTGTGAGAATTTTTTTGCACTCGGTGTTTTAGTTCTCTTAGATCGTCTCAGCAGTCTACCCATAGTTTACCCAAAAGCATTGTTTTGCACTGTTCTGCATTATAAATTACACTGTtcgcagagtggagtttgaatatgggtatggagatcggtaagctgctggagatagtcttATGCCATTTCTGTTAGGAGCGTCCATGTTTCCTTTACATACTTCACAGAAGATAAAGATGGGACTAGGAAATCTTGAGGCAACCTTCGAGACCTTGGTTGATGCGTTTGTCTTCTTGGATAAGAATAAAGATGGGTATGTGAGCAAGGATGAGATGATCCAAGCAATAAACGAGACCACGACAGGAGAGCGCTCTTCTGGGCCTATAGCCATGAAAAGATTTGGTCAGTTTTCTATTTCTTGGTAGCTCTATACCTACTAGTCTTTTGTGTAAAGTAAACCACCACATTTTTGGTTGGACAACTCTCTTCCTACCTACTAGTCTTTGCTGAGACACGGGGGGTGAAGGGGGGTCTCTTTAAAAAAAATACTTCTTTTCAAAGAAAGAAAGACACCTATTCAGGAAAACAACAAGTTTCGTAATGCATGTTCGGCCCATCATCTAGTCAACAAGTTTCTCAAGTGATGCAGAATACGTGCCATGAAACCCTTTAAAAACCTGCTACCAAAAGCTTGCAGCTTCACACTAAACTTTACTCGATTCCTTACTGTGAAGTATAAAAACTTGCACACTCATAATTCCTGTTACTGTTTTGAAACTTGCGTCCCATCTTCCCAGTCCTGACGTTTACCTTTCTTTACATGGCACTAGAGGAAATGGACTGGGACAAGAACGGAATGGTGACATTCAAGGAGTTCCTGTTTGCCTTCACTCGCTGGGTAGGAATTGATGAAAATGAGGATGAAGATGACGATGAATAAGGACTGTGAAGGCTGGTTATTCTTCAAGGGTTAGGGCCAGATCAGCCTTGGAGAAGCTGGAAATGGATGGCGGATAAAAGCAGTTGACGTTTATTGGTTGCTTGTTGATCGTAATATTCATGCCATTGCTAATAGAATGTCTCGACATTATACTCCTAGTAGGGTGACTTGCATGTCTGAACACTGGTATCAATGTTACAGTTGCTGTCTACTTTCTTCCATGCCATTCAGCCATTGTTCTACTCTGCGCTAGCCCGCGCCGATCCATTTCAATCGTGTGCAGCTTCTTGTTACTTGATTTGTATTGGTGGGTTCGTTGGCACACTGAGAACGAACTCGCTACCGTGGAAGAACAGGGAACAGGGGAGATGGGGCGCAGCGCACAGGGAACAGGGTTTGAAAATATTTGTTTTTTTTCATTTACCAGGTTAATTGATTGATTGATTAATTTTAAAAGCCTAAAAAATCATTGGCTGAGATTTGTTTGAGGTATTACTTCTTCCATTATCTTAAAAAATCCATACCACAATTATCCTCCATAATGATCGAAGCTGCatatctctttctctctctcgacTAGCTAGATTCCTAGTTCAGTCCAGCAATAGACAAATTGTTCAAGTTCTTCACCCCTGCGTCGTCTTCACTACCAGCGGACTCCTCACCTGATGGCTCCCATCAGACCAGACAATGGTGCCAAATACGTAGCTCGCGGCCGGGGCGCGGTCGCTGACCGTGAAAATCACGTCGAACTCCTTCTCCTCACCGGTTTCCCTGAACACCAGCATCGCCGGTATCACCGACACGTGCATCCCCTCGGGCTCGACGACGGCGGCCGTGTACGTCCCCGGCAGCCCGACGTTCTTGAGCCTGCGCCGGACCATCGTGGTCGTGCCGGCGGGAAGACCGTGCGCAGTGATTGATGGGTAATTGAGGTCGTGGAGGCTCATGGGGGTGGTCGGGCACACGAACGATCCCCTGTTCATCGTCCTCATGGCCGTCGCGTTGTACCCGAGCGCGCAGAGGAAGTCGAGGTAGTCCACGACGGTCATGTCGTACACGAGCCCTGGGTCCAGCGCGCGGCTCGGGAACACGTGGCCGGCGCCGTAGCTGAACGGCGTCGCCGGGGCGTAGGACGAGTTCAGGATCGGCTTCATCTCCGCGTCCAGCACCGTCGCTGCAGCCAGAAAACAGAGAAGCTTAGGCAGCTCGAGTCACTCAGTCCCCGTCAGTTACAACAGAGCGGGGACGTCGTCATTGCTTACCGCTTGTCATGATCGCCGACTTGATCGCGGCGGGGCTCCAGTCCGGGTGGAGGGTCTTGATCAGGCCAGCGACGCCGGAGACGTGCGGGCACGACATGGACGTGCCGGAGAGGATGTTGAACGCCACTCGCCGCTTGTCGAACGACTTGTCCGTGGGCGACGTCGCGCCACTCCACGCCGCGATGACGTTCACCCCCGGCGCCGTGATGTCTGGCTGCGAACCAATGAAATCCACGATGACATGTGCGTCAGAGCTCGTGGTGACAAATGGATGAGCTGGTCCGCGGAACCCAAATCACCTTGAGGATTTCAGGGTTGATCGTGTTCGGCCCCTGAGATGAGAAAGCCGCCATGACCGGCGCCGGCCTCGTGCCCAAGATCGTCCTCCCCTTGACGACGAACCCGGACGGAACCCTTTAACACAAACATTACACACGAATTTGTCATTTGTGCAGACCATTTTCCTGCAGGAAAAAAGGGGAACACGTTTCATGTTTGTAAGGAGGCTAGCTATTGGCCTACTTGGTGTTCTTGATGTACGCCGAGAGCCTGAGCCCGTCGGCGTAGGAGATGTGCACGGCCGGGATCACGTGCGGGTCGGCCTGGAGGACGTTCCCGTTGGCCTCGTCGTTGACGAGGATCATGGCGGCGCCACCGGCGTGGCGGACGGCAGCGCCCTTGTCCACCCTTGGGATGTTCCCTCTCAGGCACACCACGATCTTTCCCCTGGTCTTCTCGGGGTCCAGCGACCCCACCAAGCACAACTGGCTGCACAAGGCTCGAATACACGCACGCATGGTCAATACATTGCACACTGTGATTAGTGCAGTTAATGGTGAGCTAGCTTACGCGTCTTCCTGCTTGCTGCCAGGATGTATGGCTTGGTCGCCGGTGATGAGCGGGTAGAAGCCTTTCCCGTGCAGCCACCTCGCCGAGAGGCTCACGCCCTGACAAAGCACAAGGCATGTGACGTTACGGTGCATGGCTTTAGGTGTGTGTGCCGCACGTACGCAGTGCAGAAGCGCGCACGCACCTCGACCCTGGTGTGGTTGAACACGGCGAAGGCCGAGAACTCCCTGTCGACGGAGCTGGCGGCGACGGTGAGGATCCACGGCGCGACGTTGGTGACGGTGCCCAGGTCCGGGCCCTCGTTGCTGGCGGAGCAGACGACGGTGACCCCCGCCTTGACGGCGTGCAGCGAGCCGACGGCGACGGCGTCGTTGAGGTAGTCAGTGGCGTCGCCGCCGACGGAGGCCGAGATGACGTGCACGCCGTCGTCGATGGCGGTGTCGAACGCCGCGAGGATGTCGCTGTCGAAGCACTCGCTGCCGTTGACGGGGCGGAAGCAGACGCGGTAGGCGGCAACGCGCGCGCGCGGGGACCCGCCCCGCGCCGTGCCTGCGGCGTACCCGAACGCGCTCGCGCCGCGCACGGCCGCCCCGCCCGCCGTCGACAGCGTGTGCGTGCCGTGCCCGTTCTCGTCGCGCGGCGTCTTGAACGCGGCGTCGAGAGGGACGCGCACCTCATCCCCGAAGCCCTTGTTGAAGTAGCGCGCGCCGATGAGCTTCCTGCCAAATCCATCGCCGTCAGCGTGATCAACTCTGGGCCGGCGTTCTAGTTCTAGTACGTTAATTCATAATAATGTGACTGCGATCTGTGAGGTGAACTGGACACCAGACCGGTTGCATTGGAACGCCCTGTCGTGGTCGTTCTGGCAGATCCCTTTCCAGTAGTCTGGGATAGGCCCCATTTCGCCGTCGTCGAAGCTCTCGGACTCCGGCCACACGCCTTCACGAGCAGTCGCAATGTGAGCGAGTCAAATTACAGAGAAGACTCCACAGGCGACGGCGATGCGACAGATGAGATGTACCTGAGTCGAGGTTGCCGATGATGGTGTCCTCGCCGTACCTGGCCTTCTCCCAGGCCGACCACTGCGGGACATCGCCGTCCCTCTCGAGCCCCATGAACTGCCACGACCTCGTCGTGTGTAGCTTGCGGCCCCTGTTCGGGAACACCGACACCACGCCGGGGTACCCTGATATGCATGGCATGTTCACGTACGTGCATCAAGGttcagaaaaaaaaaagaatataATATCGATCGCGACATATATATAGATAGATCACGAGAGGGTCCGTTCGATCAGTCGGTGGGGGAGTGGGTGCTCACTAGCGATCTCGGCGGCCGCGCCGGGATCGAGGTTAGCGGCGAAGCCATTGATGTGTTTGGTGTACGAGTAGAAGATGGCCTGGCGAGCCTTCTCCCGGCTGCAACGCATCGCATCCACAGTCCACACACATCGTTATATTTGGAACCTCGATCAGGAAGGTTAACGCGGGAGGAGAGCGGGGGCACGGCGCTTACTCCCCTAGGACGGCGCCGAGGAGGTCGTAGTGCGAGTCGGTGGCCCGCCGGGACGCGACCTCCAGCGACACGCCGTCGGCGCGCGGCGGGTGGCCGCCGAGGTACACGACGTACGAAGACCGCGGCTTCCCggagacggaggcgagcgccgcTGGGGTCTGCTGCAGCAGCGAACCGAGCAGGGCGAGGAGGAGGGCGGCAGACGCGACAGCCGTGCTACTCTCCATTCCCGCAACGAGAGAGTGATCGAGGGAGTGAGAGGGATCAGGTGCGCGGCGGCGCGAAGTCCAAAGAGAGGAGTGTGCTCGTCAGTCTTCGTGAGCTCGTGCTATATAGGAAGGAGTAGGAGGGGTGGGAGAGGTGGCGCCCGGCCGGCCGCGCAGCGAGAGGACTCCGTCTTGCTCCGCCCCGACATGGCGGTTTTGCGCGGATCTGACGTGCATCAGTTGCGGTCGCCCAATGGCAACCATCCGTCGGTGCATGCATGGCCGCACCGCATGGGTGCTGCGTGCGAACATCCCTAGTCCCGTGTCGTGCGACGGATGCGTTTTGTTCGACACGTTGGACAACTCCTCGTGTCTCACATTACTCCACTCGTCCAAAAGCTTATGTTGGGCCCAAAAAAGTAGGCCGAGATAGGCCGGCCCATGTTAACATCTTCCGAGAGGGCGACAAAGCCTAGAAGCAAACGAAGTGGCTTGATGGTTGCTTGTTTCTGCTGATGAAGTGGGTGGGTCGCAGGGCGTATCGCACTCTCTAATTAACGCGCCACGTGACTTGCAATTAGCGACACGCGGCCATGCCTAGACTGTTAAGAAACCTACTAGTCTAATACCATACCAAACCTACTCACAGGCTCAACATTACTATATAATAAACTAGATGAGTATCCGTTCGTtacaacggaaacatataataacatgataacttatatataaaatgtgtcttatattgttataagaaaatatttcataattcatttgtgattctagccatacataaattttgttattttaatttagttgtttcactactacattgcaaccataagtatcatgcagacttcgatatatgtcatgatttgcatggtctcatcattggagaccatgtgccacacctgccggtagaagttctaTCGTACATagttagtcatcaggcacgcaccaccatacacgcttcctTAAACAAAAAAAATGCAAGCGTGTGTTTgcaaagagaattaaaggcaggccggcacaaaagctaccccgacgatggcgaatggtcattgttgtcggtcctcctctgctcacctccggcgccgagatgacgccacaatccttgatatagtagtcgtcgaacgcgcacgacatggtgagtaccgatgactcttggttgggctgccaaatgaagtgcaccatgggctcatcagcgaggtagtacacctagtcgttgcaccaccagatgtgctactcctctacatacatcttgttcgaggacactcacacaacagcaacaatgactgtcatcccagcgcacaagaatttatggccagtcagtagcgacttacgtggcaggttgggcttcaggtggatgatgagctagacggcgtgatggcgccgtcgttggttgcggtgcccagaacaacccgagagtcgtcgacattggcgacgaccatgaggtccccatgtttgacgatggacagcgcggtgcagccgctctgaccgcgtccaagcggcggctgcgccggagcttgccatacacagcggcgcatgggccACATAGAACTACTTCCACAGGTCGAACTGATAGTCGCCAtgtttcttctcgtcgtcgatgagcgacgccaacgcgagcgcctcgtgctagtggtgtttgttcggggtttccaagtaagaaacatggattcgtcTTTGGCATTGCTTTATGAAAATGACTTAAGTCAGATCCataaaaaatattacggagaataaatgtcaca
It encodes:
- the LOC100193836 gene encoding probable calcium-binding protein CML21 isoform X1 gives rise to the protein MGAVLGRHDTHKRSSHGSKLEVKMVDAMQQRASHGTSLKSFDSIIMKFPKIDESFRKCKTIFEQFDSNGEIDKEELKHCFQKLEISFTEEEICDLFEACDINEDMGMKFNEFIVFLCLVYLLNEAAVLEAKIKMGLGNLEATFETLVDAFVFLDKNKDGYVSKDEMIQAINETTTGERSSGPIAMKRFEEMDWDKNGMVTFKEFLFAFTRWVGIDENEDEDDDE
- the LOC100193836 gene encoding Probable calcium-binding protein CML21 — encoded protein: MGAVLGRHDTHKRSSHGSKLEVKMVDAMQQRASHGTSLKSFDSIIMKFPKIDESFRKCKTIFEQFDEDSNGEIDKEELKHCFQKLEISFTEEEICDLFEACDINEDMGMKFNEFIVFLCLVYLLNEAAVLEAKIKMGLGNLEATFETLVDAFVFLDKNKDGYVSKDEMIQAINETTTGERSSGPIAMKRFEEMDWDKNGMVTFKEFLFAFTRWVGIDENEDEDDDE
- the LOC103640151 gene encoding subtilisin-like protease SBT5.3; the protein is MESSTAVASAALLLALLGSLLQQTPAALASVSGKPRSSYVVYLGGHPPRADGVSLEVASRRATDSHYDLLGAVLGDREKARQAIFYSYTKHINGFAANLDPGAAAEIARYPGVVSVFPNRGRKLHTTRSWQFMGLERDGDVPQWSAWEKARYGEDTIIGNLDSGVWPESESFDDGEMGPIPDYWKGICQNDHDRAFQCNRKLIGARYFNKGFGDEVRVPLDAAFKTPRDENGHGTHTLSTAGGAAVRGASAFGYAAGTARGGSPRARVAAYRVCFRPVNGSECFDSDILAAFDTAIDDGVHVISASVGGDATDYLNDAVAVGSLHAVKAGVTVVCSASNEGPDLGTVTNVAPWILTVAASSVDREFSAFAVFNHTRVEGVSLSARWLHGKGFYPLITGDQAIHPGSKQEDAQLCLVGSLDPEKTRGKIVVCLRGNIPRVDKGAAVRHAGGAAMILVNDEANGNVLQADPHVIPAVHISYADGLRLSAYIKNTKVPSGFVVKGRTILGTRPAPVMAAFSSQGPNTINPEILKPDITAPGVNVIAAWSGATSPTDKSFDKRRVAFNILSGTSMSCPHVSGVAGLIKTLHPDWSPAAIKSAIMTSATVLDAEMKPILNSSYAPATPFSYGAGHVFPSRALDPGLVYDMTVVDYLDFLCALGYNATAMRTMNRGSFVCPTTPMSLHDLNYPSITAHGLPAGTTTMVRRRLKNVGLPGTYTAAVVEPEGMHVSVIPAMLVFRETGEEKEFDVIFTVSDRAPAASYVFGTIVWSDGSHQVRSPLVVKTTQG